A stretch of Pristiophorus japonicus isolate sPriJap1 chromosome 10, sPriJap1.hap1, whole genome shotgun sequence DNA encodes these proteins:
- the LOC139275001 gene encoding uncharacterized protein isoform X1 produces the protein MQLLETGEGSTTGLNRSELSKINTVFPVEQKLLASTTNGKDGKESNSVNSMEELSVSPKLEFKDKVEVDVAKQSIQMQSVDKFSATSKSLLKLNTPYKKQNLKSKWSDDCLEVDCSIASSSYRPKSMKIVSSSTWTSDQKLADLADKPVTIVGLSFGPAIIGANLPSSPMTVQEEFNIYLKQNIGSVLMPRPVRYADCEEILSKNARDFGNNVSCSEQLTEETNNHIQQDEEHGYVKIIAGAIVKTQNEEEQVQVDLSEIICAQPSPTELCDALQERIIIASQDPYDGNYLSVSAEELHCAYYETLNESYISRTHVVKKECRKTFQSQYSNQTKPDNTLRKSKAKFSKQDCQRPRTFKHKEEDENSELYSQSILFVSPTEELQNTVIMICGSDKDQKENLTLTHIVTDQKAQGHQEKLLTVVDMMKDPHEAPCPIVLDVSKIFHKRILRLQQMKTMKSITNLRVHYYHIQYTRTN, from the exons ATGCAACTGTTAGAGACTGGAGAAGGAAGTACAACAGGATTGAATAGATCTGAACTGAGCAAAATTAATACAGTTTTTCCTGTTGAACAGAAGTTATTGGCAAGCACAACAAACGGTAAAGATGGTAAGGAAAGCAACAGTGTAAATAGTATGGAAGAACTTTCTGTCAGTCCAAAACTGGAATTTAAAGATAAAGTTGAAGTAGATGTGGCAAAGCAATCTATACAAATGCAATCAGTGGATAAATTTTCAGCCACAAGTAAAAGTTTGCTGAAACTGAATACCCCTTATAAAAAACAAAACTTAAAGAGCAAATGGAGTGACGATTGTCTTGAGGTAGATTGTTCCATAGCATCATCCAGTTATAGGCCAAAATCTATGAAAATCGTGAGTTCTTCAACTTGGACATCAGATCAGAAATTGGCTGATTTGGCAGATAAACCAGTGACTATTGTGGGACTGTCTTTCGGTCCAGCAATAATAGGAGCAAACCTGCCTTCATCCCCCATGACTGTGCAAGAGGAGTTCAACATTTATCTGAAACAAAATATAGGTTCTGTTTTGATGCCACGTCCTGTTCGTTATGCAGATTGTGAAGAAATCTTATCAAAAAATGCAAGAGACTTTGGGAATAATGTATCCTGTTCAGAACAATTGACTGAGGAAACAAACAATCATATTCAGCAAGATGAAGAACATGGATATGTTAAAATAATTGCAGGTGCTATTGTTAAAACCCAGAATGAGGAAGAACAAGTGCAGGTTGATCTATCAGAAATAATTTGTGCACAGCCTTCACCGACAGAACTTTGTGATGCCTTGCAAGAAAGAATAATTATTGCATCTCAAGATCCTTATGATGGAAATTACTTGAGCGTTTCTGCTGAGGAACTCCATTGTGCTTATTATGAAACCCTCAATGAATCATATATTTCCAGAACTCATGTTGTGAAGAAAGAATGCAGGAAAACTTTTCAAAGTCAGTATTCAAATCAAACAAAACCAGATAATACTTTGCGAAAGTCAAAGGCTAAATTTTCCAAGCAAGATTGTCAGAGACCAAGAACATTTAAACATAAAGAAGAAGATGAAAATTCTGAGTTATACAGCCAAAGCATTCTTTTTGTTAGCCCAACTGAAGAGCTGCAAAACACAGTTATAATGATCTGCGGTTCAGATAAAGACCAAAAAGAGAATCTTACCCTTACTCACATTGTGACAGACCAGAAAGCACAAGGTCATCAAGAAAAACTTCTCACAGTCGTAGACATGATGAAAGATCCTCACGAAGCTCCATGCCCCATAGTCCTGGATGTCAGCAAGATTTTTCACAAGAGGATTCTCCGTTTACAACAAATGAAGACTATGAAG tcTATTACCAATCTGAGAGTCCATTATTATCACATCCAGTACACTAGGACAAATTAA
- the LOC139275001 gene encoding uncharacterized protein isoform X2, whose protein sequence is MVATSYNVYQGQLILKLLASTTNGKDGKESNSVNSMEELSVSPKLEFKDKVEVDVAKQSIQMQSVDKFSATSKSLLKLNTPYKKQNLKSKWSDDCLEVDCSIASSSYRPKSMKIVSSSTWTSDQKLADLADKPVTIVGLSFGPAIIGANLPSSPMTVQEEFNIYLKQNIGSVLMPRPVRYADCEEILSKNARDFGNNVSCSEQLTEETNNHIQQDEEHGYVKIIAGAIVKTQNEEEQVQVDLSEIICAQPSPTELCDALQERIIIASQDPYDGNYLSVSAEELHCAYYETLNESYISRTHVVKKECRKTFQSQYSNQTKPDNTLRKSKAKFSKQDCQRPRTFKHKEEDENSELYSQSILFVSPTEELQNTVIMICGSDKDQKENLTLTHIVTDQKAQGHQEKLLTVVDMMKDPHEAPCPIVLDVSKIFHKRILRLQQMKTMKSITNLRVHYYHIQYTRTN, encoded by the exons AAGTTATTGGCAAGCACAACAAACGGTAAAGATGGTAAGGAAAGCAACAGTGTAAATAGTATGGAAGAACTTTCTGTCAGTCCAAAACTGGAATTTAAAGATAAAGTTGAAGTAGATGTGGCAAAGCAATCTATACAAATGCAATCAGTGGATAAATTTTCAGCCACAAGTAAAAGTTTGCTGAAACTGAATACCCCTTATAAAAAACAAAACTTAAAGAGCAAATGGAGTGACGATTGTCTTGAGGTAGATTGTTCCATAGCATCATCCAGTTATAGGCCAAAATCTATGAAAATCGTGAGTTCTTCAACTTGGACATCAGATCAGAAATTGGCTGATTTGGCAGATAAACCAGTGACTATTGTGGGACTGTCTTTCGGTCCAGCAATAATAGGAGCAAACCTGCCTTCATCCCCCATGACTGTGCAAGAGGAGTTCAACATTTATCTGAAACAAAATATAGGTTCTGTTTTGATGCCACGTCCTGTTCGTTATGCAGATTGTGAAGAAATCTTATCAAAAAATGCAAGAGACTTTGGGAATAATGTATCCTGTTCAGAACAATTGACTGAGGAAACAAACAATCATATTCAGCAAGATGAAGAACATGGATATGTTAAAATAATTGCAGGTGCTATTGTTAAAACCCAGAATGAGGAAGAACAAGTGCAGGTTGATCTATCAGAAATAATTTGTGCACAGCCTTCACCGACAGAACTTTGTGATGCCTTGCAAGAAAGAATAATTATTGCATCTCAAGATCCTTATGATGGAAATTACTTGAGCGTTTCTGCTGAGGAACTCCATTGTGCTTATTATGAAACCCTCAATGAATCATATATTTCCAGAACTCATGTTGTGAAGAAAGAATGCAGGAAAACTTTTCAAAGTCAGTATTCAAATCAAACAAAACCAGATAATACTTTGCGAAAGTCAAAGGCTAAATTTTCCAAGCAAGATTGTCAGAGACCAAGAACATTTAAACATAAAGAAGAAGATGAAAATTCTGAGTTATACAGCCAAAGCATTCTTTTTGTTAGCCCAACTGAAGAGCTGCAAAACACAGTTATAATGATCTGCGGTTCAGATAAAGACCAAAAAGAGAATCTTACCCTTACTCACATTGTGACAGACCAGAAAGCACAAGGTCATCAAGAAAAACTTCTCACAGTCGTAGACATGATGAAAGATCCTCACGAAGCTCCATGCCCCATAGTCCTGGATGTCAGCAAGATTTTTCACAAGAGGATTCTCCGTTTACAACAAATGAAGACTATGAAG tcTATTACCAATCTGAGAGTCCATTATTATCACATCCAGTACACTAGGACAAATTAA